A segment of the Ipomoea triloba cultivar NCNSP0323 chromosome 1, ASM357664v1 genome:
attattattattaaagtagAACATGATTCTTATAATAACCATAAAGTATGacacaacatatataataacttACTAGATACTTTGACACTTTGTAGtattttatagttattataaGAATCATGatctaatttaataataataatgagaaaaatgctttattttctttctaaattttttctCCACTATTTTACTTTTTGAAGTGACTTTGTTTATTATTGAGTCAGTTGAGTGATAATAAATTGATAACTCAGTACcgctgaggctcaaacccaccaccttcCGTATAAatggaagggtttgatgccactggaccacaaggtctttagcataCTGATAGATGAGAGGAGACAAATATGAAGGGTATATAGCATTAATTAAAACTCGAGATAGCCATTCAGGGGTCAACATAACCGTCGACTTAATAAAAGGTAAAAATTACAGGCCTTTTTTTGGCCATGTCAAGTAAAAAATTCactattttaaaagtatttttgtaCATAGTGTATGGTTGTCTTCTGTAGAGAAAAATGGAGCCACGCTCCCTCTTGTTCTTGACTGAGACTCCTTGTTTATTCTAGAAGAGTGAGTAGTGTACATGGTGACTGGGATatcctatatataatataatggggtACTTATGGGTAATAATGGATAATAAATAGGTCATTAATTGGTGATTAATGAGATTTAATGTCATAATTAATGAGATGAGAAGGTTATGAAAGAATGATTTAGGGAGCTAAGACTGATTAGTCACGTCTCGAGCGTTGACTGTCGAGTCAGAGTGTCATGCCTGACTGCTTGCTAGGTGGTATCGATCAGGTACCCATGCTGGGTATCCATCATATATTAACTCAAAAGGGGTGACTGAGTAGGTTATTTACATTTCTGGTGTAGTTTGCATAggttattaaataaaaaagtatgtTGAGTTTATCTCGTCAAAATAAAACatctcttattttattattttaaggagattcaaattaaacaaaaagtcATAGacaatgataaaatataaagaaaaatgtattttctttattatattatattatattttaaaagctAGCTTGTTAATAATTTAGAATTTGCATGGTTAAAATTTCTTAACATATATagttgtaattattttaatttcaattttgtactagtttacatattaaaaatttgtaattatattgtatgaggttatatatacaagagtttttctatgCATACCTGTTactattttcaaattttgacaCGGTTACAATTTGGTATGAAAGGGACTTCATCCAAAAAATATGCTAACATGTTTTGGTATGATATAGTAACATTGGGGATTGGTTCACCTCATTGTAACAATACCAATTaccaaaaatagtaaaaaaaatataatacattttataatttggtaaaattaaactCAACCCTTTAATTTTAGTAAACAACATGATTAGCACAATAAAGTATGTACAAGTAGTTTAATTGATTAATGGGTAGCATATTATGGACAAGAACATAAGATTGAGCCATGATAATTGATGTGAATATAAGAAGATTACGAGTTCAATTAttgtcattttaaaataataactgtGGGTTAGGAAGAATATGAAAAATACTAACTAGTTTTCAAGTTGCCATGCCGTCTAATAAAAAGAAgatgggaaaattgtaatttatgatGCTCACAGAtatatcaattattaatgtcatcACTGAATTATTAGTATGTAAAAATGTTgctcttcaattttaaaaacgtgacatatattgccCTCCCCTAAATTACTAATAGGGTAAATGTGGTTACCGCAGTATTTCATGTTCAAATATCACATtgtttttctcaaattttctttcttcgtttgttcTCCTTTTGTCGACGATAATATTTCTCCTTCTTCCTATTAAGGGAGGAacaatatatgtcacgttttgaaaattgaaaaataacatttacactactaataattcaaatatGACATTTaggaggtgtttggttggatggaaaatgttttccaaggaaaatgttttccttgaaTTTAAGGAAAACTAgattttcctttgtttggttggatggaaaacattttccttaagaacaaggaaaacaaattccttgGCCACcccttggtattttgttttccatggaaaacaaggAGGACAATTATGCCCTCATTAACATTATTTAATTACCaccattattgttgttgttattattgtataGGGGTATGATTGTCTTTATACCCATTATTCCTTAcaattccaaatccaaccaaacaatggaatttatattctcagtaatttattttccaccaaccaaacaatgaaatctattttcctggtaatttgttttccatggaatttgaattccgtttccttcaaatattttccaaagaACCAAATGGGCTGttataattgacatatttgtgagtgacataaattacaatttttattgaCCGCGAGTTTTCCAcatgaaaaaatatttaaataatgaataaGTGGAGACCTGAGACAATGTTTCATTCACGAGAAGCTACAAGACATGAAGACAAGTAGACAACGTGGTTTAACTATAAAAACATCACTCCTCGAACCTCAACTTGCTTACAAAGTAGTTTCCATTTtcgtttttcttcttccttattTCGTAGTAGGGAGAGGCCATGGAGAAACCAATGGCCTCTGTGCTTCTCTTTTCCCTGTTTATCTCCCAGTTGCTGAGCCCGGTTCAGTCCCAGACCGGCCCGGTCTACGCCTGCGACACCGTGAAGAACCCGGGTTTGAAGAGCCTGCCGTTCTGCAACCCGCGGCTGGACGTGAAAAGCCGGGTGGCTGATCTGGTGAAGCGCCTCACGTTGCCGGAGAAGATTACTTTCTTGGTGAACACGGGCGGGAATGTGAGCCGGCTGGGAATCCCGACGTACGAGTGGTGGTCGGAGGCTCTGCACGGGCTGTCGTACACCGGGCCGGGGGTGAATTTCTCCGGCGTGGTGCCCGCCGCCACTAGCTTCCCTCAGCCTCTACTCACCGCCGCTTCTTTCAATGAGACCTTGTTTCACACCATCGGAAAGgtgacttttttttattttttttattttttataacttCAATCTCTGTTTTTACAGttaaagatttgatttttatcaCTCACATTAGTATAAACTTGCTCATTTTGCTCCATTCTTGAAATTATCAGATGAGTCTCTTTAAGTCTTTTCTGCTCTGATTGCAGTCTGGAATACTACTTTCTTGTTTAGGTATTGTTTGGTTCTTGAGATGAGCCCTCTAATCTTATGTTTTGGTTTATCCAAGCTAGGATTAGGTGGTCCAAGAACTAATAAAATGTGGAATAGGGGTGGGATAAAGCAGTGATTTTGGACCAGATAAACCCTTAATGGAGCTGTTTATGTTAATCTTTTTGGTTTACGAGAGAAACCTGTATTCACTATCTGTTTATGTTAATCACGAGAGAAACCTGTATTCACTATCTGAACTCTGAAGTGAACATTGGTAAACCCCGTTTGACCAGAAACCTTGTTGGCACTTGGGGGTAAATGAGTCTTGCCATCTAGGTTGTCCGAAGACTAATATGCTCCTCTCATTAgtagttgaacttgtaaccttgaaGCTACTAAGCTATTGACCAACTTGACTGGGTTGGGTAAATTATGTATTGTGACCCTAGCCTGCAGAGGACCACAAGTAGGTAAATCAACCAACTTTGTCCATAGTTTATTAGCCCAAATCAAGAAGCCCGATAGGCTGTTCCCATTGAGAGttaaatttgtaactttatgGTTACGAAGCAAACAACCGGACCAATTTGGTTGGGGTGTTGCCCTTTATGCTAATCTTGTCGGTTGTTTCTAAGGTAATGGACTAATGGTGTTTCTTCATCAGGTAAAGCATTCTTGGCAGATCAAATTGACTAGTACTGCTCAGTAGAGTTCTGGGTAATTTGATGTGAAGTGTGTTCTTACatttaataatgtaattttgaattttcacaGATTAGGCAGATCCAATGTGAATGGATTAATGGAAATACCCAATCATTAAAAGCTCCAATAATGGTTCAACTAATACTACTGGCTGACAATAACTTGTTTTAGATAGTAGCATATGAAAAGGACATATACATTGGACTCCAGCTTGCAATGTGCTATGTTTAGTTCAAACTGCATAGTAGTTCTCGATATTTGGTTAAAATGTTGAATCTGTTTGAGCTAAAAACGTTGGTTGTGAAATgtgaattgtgaatatgaatGTTAGGATTACCTAATTGTCATTCAAAGAAGAAAACTAAGTTATTGATTTAGTACTGGAGTAGTTACAGATGAACTACTCCAGATGATTTAGTAAATTTAACAACTGATCCCGGGGTAAATTTTATAGAGAGCAGTTGAGTAGTTACAGATGAACTATTGATGGCTGCAGGTGATTTCCACCGAGGCCCGAGCAATGCATAACTATGGTTTGGCGGGGTTGACATACTGGTCCCCGAATATGAACATCTTTCGGGACCCTAGGTGGGGGCGGGGTCAGGAAGTCCCGGGGGAAGATCCGACTCTTACCGGGAAGTATGCTGCTGCCTTTGTTAGGGGCCTGCAAGAACGAGACGATGGCAACGAAGAGAAGCTCAAAGTTGCTGCTTGTTGTAAGCATTATACAGCGTACGATGTGGATGACTGGAAAGGGCACCAACGATACGATTTCAACTCTGTGGTATCATTCCTTCCCCTTTTGTTCCCgtgtagattttattttttatttttatttttattgaatcttatacttttttttttgaatacaactaaccctattacattgtagtatctgttcatctatttATTGAATCTTATACTGTTCTCAAAGAAATAAAACGATTATTTCTCGTACGATGAGTTAGGTAACAGCACAAGATATGGCCGATACATTTCAACCCCCGTTCGAGTACTGTATTCGCGAGGGAAAGGTAGCAAGCGTGATGTGTTCCTACAACCAGGTCAATGGCAAGCCAGTTTGCGGGGATTACAGCATTCTTGCAGGTGTCATTCGAGGCCAGTGGAAATTGAACGGGTAATGTTTCGTGACATCAGTTATCAAAATTGTATCGGGGTAGGCTTCAACCGAATGCTAATGTAGTAATATGACTATCCATCTTGCAGATACATAGTAACAGATTGTGATTCGTTTAATGCCATGTACAATTACCAACACCTCACCAAAACGCCTGAGGAGACTGCTGCTTTGGGATTAAATGCAGGTGAGCCCATCTTCGACACGATTTAGAAAACCGTTAATGTATGAATGGTTAGTTCAGTAAGTAGATATATTAGATTGACAATTGACAGAGAAGCCACAGAAAGACAGCATAATAGCCTTTGAACTTTTGCGTCTTCTATAGACTTTATACAACCATACATAGTACCCACAAATGGATTACAACTAAGGTATCCTATGATTCACATTTGACTTAACATGTAAAAGTGTCTTAATTCACTATTTGCACATTTTTCTTATGCTTGTCGTTATGTGCTCTTTGTTTAGTACTTATTTAGATAAAAAACGTGGTTTAATGTAACAGGGGTGGACCTTAATTGCGGGCCGTTCTTGGCCAAGTACACTCAAGGGGCGATCGACAAAGGACTAGTGAAGGTATCGGAAGTTGATAGAGCTATCTCGAACAATTTTGCAACTCTTATGAGAGTTGGATTCTTTGATGGGGATCCAAGAAAGCAACTCTATGGGAAGCTCGGGCCGAAGGATGTTTGCTCGCCTGCCCACCAGGAGCTCGCCCGTGAGGCTGCAAGGGAAGGAATCGTCTTGTTGAAAAACACTGCTGGCTCTCTCCCTCTATCCCGCGCTGCCATTAAGTCCTTAGCTCTCATCGGCCCCAACGCTAATAACCCCTACACAATGCTTGGCAACTACGAAGGTATCTCTGATATATTTTTCTTGATAAATTCCAACAATTTGAATACgggttttcattttcttttcccgGGATCGATTGAAATGTGCAGGTAAACCGTGCAAGTATACTAGTCCTATACAAGGCCTATCAGCCTTGGTTGCAACGAATTACTCGCCTGGCTGTGATAACATCAAATGTGCCACTGCCCTACTCGATGATGCGAAGAAAATAGCAGCCACGGCTGATGCTGTGGTCTTGGTAATGGGTTCTGATCAATCTATTGAAACTGAAGCGCGGGATAGAGTTAACCTCACCCTCCCCGGGCAGCAGTCATATGTAGTGTCAGAGGTTGCAAAGGTTGCCAGGGGACCAGTAATCCTCGTTTTAATGTGTGGAGCTGGCATGGATGTTTCGTTTGCAGTTAAGGATCCTAAAGTAACGAGCATTCTTTGGGTTGGATTCCCCGGTGAGGCTGGTGGAGGAGCAATTGCTGATGTTATTTTCGGGTATCATAATCCAAGTAAGTGCACATTTCCTcttcaagaaaacaaaaaaaaaaaactctctttTATAGAGCTGTCGAAACAGGGCGATGGGACCCCGCCCGCCAATAATACGGGACATAAAATTCAAAGCCTGCCCAGTCCGtttggggcaaattattgtgtggaccataacaaaaagtacatttttaatatagttaatgtatattatttatgtattgaatgtacattatacgatataatgtacattcagtacacaaataatgtacatcccctgaatagaatgtacattatttttatattgaatgtacattatttgatagtatggtccacacaataatgattggttcgTTTGGTGGGGTGGGGCGGGCTAGCTAGGCAGACTAAGctcgttttgacagctctactcTTTTAGTATCAGTAGACTGAATGTTCCTGGTTTTAGGTGGAAGGCTACCAAATACATGGTACCCACAATCGTTTGCAGACAGCGTATCCATGATCGATATGCGAATGAGGCCAGACCCGAAAACTGGCTACCCTGGCCGGACCTATCGCTTCTACACGGGCCCAACGCTGTTCAAATTCGGGTATGGATTGAGCTACACCAAGTTCAGACACAGCATAGTTCAGGCTCAAGACTCCGTCTCCCTCGCCCTCGACCAAGGCCACGCCTGTCGGTCCACAAAGTGCGAGTCTGTCGATGCAGCAGAGCAGACCTGCACCAACTCAGCCCCCCTCGACATTCACCTGAACGTGAAGAACGTGGGAACGGTGAGCGGGGGCCACTCGGTCCTCCTCTTCTCGTCCCCTCCAGCTGTCCACAACGCCCCCCGGAAACAGCTGGTGGGATTTCAGAAGGTGCATTTGAGCCCTAACCAAGACGAGGTTGTCGTGTTCAATCTCGATGTTTGCAAGCACTTGAGTGTTGTGGATGAGGCTGGGAACAGGAAAGTGGCCTTGGGACTTCATGTTCTTCACATTGGCCATCTGAAACATTCCTTGACTGTGGAGATCTGAGAAACTGCAGAAATCACAGTTGAAAATTTGTTGTatcctttcctttttcttcacCAAATCATAAGAAAATCAGGAATCAATGTGTTCACAAGATTGGAACTTTCCAAAGTTGGAATGAGTTTGAAGGCAATTGTAACAAAGCTCTCAATTCTTTCAAAGTGTCCAAATTCTTGTGTAGACTCAGaagttatgaaaaattaaatgaaaggaTGATCTTTTACTTTTCCTTTATACAACATTGGTGCTTTGTATGGTCTCGTATGTGGGTTATATTGATATTGTCAACACTTTGATTTATGGTAAGTTCGTAATTACTATCTAAATGTGTGCTTTGAGTGTAACCCACTTTATGACCTTATCCAATAAAGGGACTATCATAAAATAAATCAGTCTAGATTGCCATTAGCCCGTCTTATATTGAATATTGATATTATACTATCAACACTTATTGTCACAGTATCTTGTGCAACAAACACGTCATATGCAATTGCACTTGGTACAAAAATCATAGGcaccttaaaaaaaattcaagtgaTGTAAAATATTTGATAACAAGAATTTCTACTATGTCttaatatcatattttataatttaaaatagtaagaGTGTACCTAAAAATGAACCTATAttgcattaaaaataaacttttagtatattaaaaatgaacatgtaacAGTCTTGAAATGGGTGATCGAGTGAATAGAACGTGATTTTCGTACCAAAACATTATGAGTTGATTCTTGCTAATACCTTATGGGTTGGACTTGTCTCACGTGGTCTTCTTAGTGCCGTTTAGgttttatgtgtagtttgtgAATTATTATATTGAAGTAGAGTTTATCTAATACACACTCGAGTAGTGAATATGAGAGTTTCTctcattactaaaaaaaaaacgtattaTAGTCCACGCCTCTTGtctccacagtataatttgtccAATGTTGGGCaatagttatactatggacctccgagtccacattgcaaggtggacctatgtccatttacatactaaatgttcactaTTTACACActgaatgtttataatttaaattgtgaacattcagtatgtaaattgtgtattttgaatccGGATATACCTTGTAAGATGAATccgagtccacagaataattgcAAATGTTTGGGGATTGGGCCTCACAACTTGGTTGATGGGCTTTTGAGAGTTATATGGCCCAATAATCCAATAGTTTACTATTTAAATAGCCCATTAAAATATCCTTCcaaatttcaaaaatttcaGATAAACCCAGTGCCCACAGCATAGCATACAGTCACACAATTCACACTCTTCTTCCATCGCTGTTGTCGCGATCGAagagctgaaatggaggcaagAGAAGAAGGCGCGAAGAAGGGCGAGGAATTGGAGGGGCAGTGGCGGCTGTACGAGGCCTACAATGAGCTGCACGGCCTGGCGCAGGAGTTTGACACGCCGTTCGACGCGCCGGCGGTGCTGGTGGTGGGCCACCAGACCGACGGCAAGAGCGCCCTCGTCGAAGCCCTCATGGGCTTCCAGTTCAACCACGTCGGCGGCGGCACCAAGACGCGCCGCCCCATCACGCTCCACATGAAGTACAACCCCGACTGCGACTCCCCTCTCTGCCATCTCTTGTCCGACTCCGACCCCTCCGTTTCCCACGAAAGATCGCTCCACGAAATTCAGGTAAATGTTACGgactatattttatattttatcattaccaacccaattaataaaataacagtTTAGTTTAGGCACATTGTAATTTTGCATATAAATAAGCATAAATAACAGTTTAGTTTAGGCGCATTGTAATTTTGCATATAAATAAGTATGATGCTTGTAACacgttttatatatatatatatatatatatatatatatatatatatatatatataaatattttattgattaccatcacaattaataactttattgattaccattaataaaaaaattgtttagttAGGCACATTGTAATTTTGCATATAAATAAGTATGATGCTTGTAactcgttatatatatatatatatatatatatatatatatatatatatatatattaatatttgattgattaccatcacaattaataaaaaaagtgTTTAGTTAGGCACATTGTAATTttgcatataaataaatatgatgCTTGTAacactctctctctatatatatgtgtgtgtgagtgtgttTGGGTTCTTGTGCGGACAAGGTTTCTTGTTCCGTCGTGCTATCACCCagatatgcataaatgcactaCAAAGTGTTTGGAAATGCACCCATTAGGtgtagtgtattttttttttttttgtgtgtggtgcattattttgtGGTACATTTGTGCATTCATTACATTTCCAaacattgtgtggtgcatttatgcatatatatatcgattaccatcacaattaataaCATAAAAGCTTAGTATATTGAAACATGCAAATCTTCTCTTCTTACTTATTTTGTCATTGTTATTGATTCATGTTCTTgttaaaattaattgtaattatgcAAAATTGTACTGACATTGTTGTTGCATGGCTAGTATAATGGCATTgttctttgtgattttttttttataaataatttggaaTTTCTGTGTAGGCATTTATAGAAGCTGAGAACATGAGGTTGGAGAAGGAGCCGTGCCAGTTTTCTGCAAAAGAAATAATTATCAGAATAGAATATAAGTATTGTCCCAACCTTACCATTATAGACACTCCAGGACTTGTTGCGCCTGCTCCAAGTAGAAAGAATCGGGCATTCCAGGTACAATCTTTAAGCCATCTGTTTTAGTCTTCGGATTATTCTAGAGACCTGTGCTAGGAATTTCGAGAATGGGACTGCGAATTGCAGGCGCAAGCTCGTGCAGTGGAATCTCTGGTGAGAGCTAAAATGCAGCACAGAGAGTTCATCATATTATGCCTTGAAGATTGCAATGATTGGAGCAATGCAACTACGAGGAGGGTAGTAATGCAGGTATGAACTCCTTTATTGattgattttcaattttcacAATGATCTCCAATTCCAAATATGCAATTGTCTTGCAATCAGAATGGAATAACTGAATAAGTCAATAAACTGCTTGATTTCTTATGGAATCGTATACAGATTGATCCTGAGCTGTCAAGGACGGTAGTTGTTGCAACAAAACTTGACACCAAAATACCTCAGTTTGCACGGTCTTCAGATGTGGAAGTCTTCCTCTCACCTCCTGCTTCTGTACTTGATGGCTTCATGCTGGGAGATTCTCCATTTTTCACGTCTGTGCCTTCAGGAAGAGTTGGTTCTGGACCTGAATCAGTTTACAGATCTAACGATGAGTTCAAACAGGTTAATATATGAATGATTCATGTTGTCATACATGTTTGTGCCCTGCTTTTAGACTGTCATCCAGCTTGTGCTGAAAAGTCACTAACCAAGTCTAGAATGTATGATGAACAAGATTAACTTGCTCATATTTAAAGTGTAGAGGTTGGTTTATTCTCTGTATGTAAGATGGTCTAAGTTGGGACATGAACAAGAATTTTTCTTTTGTGGAGAATTGTCCTTATAATATATAATGATCCCTGATTCTTTTCTGCTTTCATGTTGGACCTAGGCTAGTTAAAATATTGACCTA
Coding sequences within it:
- the LOC116024544 gene encoding beta-xylosidase/alpha-L-arabinofuranosidase 2-like; this encodes MEKPMASVLLFSLFISQLLSPVQSQTGPVYACDTVKNPGLKSLPFCNPRLDVKSRVADLVKRLTLPEKITFLVNTGGNVSRLGIPTYEWWSEALHGLSYTGPGVNFSGVVPAATSFPQPLLTAASFNETLFHTIGKVISTEARAMHNYGLAGLTYWSPNMNIFRDPRWGRGQEVPGEDPTLTGKYAAAFVRGLQERDDGNEEKLKVAACCKHYTAYDVDDWKGHQRYDFNSVVTAQDMADTFQPPFEYCIREGKVASVMCSYNQVNGKPVCGDYSILAGVIRGQWKLNGYIVTDCDSFNAMYNYQHLTKTPEETAALGLNAGVDLNCGPFLAKYTQGAIDKGLVKVSEVDRAISNNFATLMRVGFFDGDPRKQLYGKLGPKDVCSPAHQELAREAAREGIVLLKNTAGSLPLSRAAIKSLALIGPNANNPYTMLGNYEGKPCKYTSPIQGLSALVATNYSPGCDNIKCATALLDDAKKIAATADAVVLVMGSDQSIETEARDRVNLTLPGQQSYVVSEVAKVARGPVILVLMCGAGMDVSFAVKDPKVTSILWVGFPGEAGGGAIADVIFGYHNPSGRLPNTWYPQSFADSVSMIDMRMRPDPKTGYPGRTYRFYTGPTLFKFGYGLSYTKFRHSIVQAQDSVSLALDQGHACRSTKCESVDAAEQTCTNSAPLDIHLNVKNVGTVSGGHSVLLFSSPPAVHNAPRKQLVGFQKVHLSPNQDEVVVFNLDVCKHLSVVDEAGNRKVALGLHVLHIGHLKHSLTVEI